In Sulfolobales archaeon, the following are encoded in one genomic region:
- a CDS encoding M24 family metallopeptidase, producing ERTRPGATTAEIASCWPTAQELGFRSEEEAFLLEFGHGIGLSHRERPLISRAISFNYPVRIQENMVLALETWAPSADGTGAARIEVEVVVTDTGPRVITLFPADRLISVPNERPY from the coding sequence AGAGAGGACAAGACCAGGAGCAACAACAGCTGAGATAGCAAGCTGCTGGCCCACAGCCCAGGAGCTAGGCTTCAGAAGCGAGGAAGAAGCATTCCTCCTAGAATTCGGCCATGGAATAGGGCTGAGCCACAGAGAAAGACCACTGATCTCGAGAGCAATATCCTTCAACTACCCAGTAAGGATCCAGGAGAACATGGTCCTAGCACTAGAAACATGGGCACCATCAGCAGACGGTACAGGAGCCGCGAGAATAGAGGTAGAAGTAGTGGTAACAGATACAGGCCCAAGAGTAATAACCCTATTCCCAGCAGATAGACTCATCTCAGTCCCAAACGAGAGGCCCTACTAA